The segment ctgTTCTTATGAATGGACTCTCAGGCTCTGAGAGGACGCCATCTGCTTTCAACCAGGCCACTCAGGCTTCCTTTTTAGGAGCTCTGCCACCTCCTCAagttgcccctccctccccccttgtaACACAAGTGTGATCCAGAGAGCTTAGCAGCTGGACTTGCATTGTTACCTGTTGGTGTGTCTAGTGAAGGCCCAGCTCTCCCACTGAATTCCCTCTTCCATAATGACAGTGTTCAATATTTCCATTgtaatttttcacttctgaaattcaGCTTCACATCTCTCAGCGCTGGCAAGCATTTTTCCTTTGATGCAGATATTTAATATGATAAGATAGTAGACTGTACCCAGGAGCCACGAATGTTCTACCTCTCACATTCATTAGATATCTTCCCACTTTAATTTCTACAAATGCAATTCAAACTACAGAATGTGCCACCAACTCTTTGGTCGTTTATGGATATGAATAATTGAATAAGTCTTAATGGAATGACATCTTGAAAAATCAAGTGAGGAAgccgagcgctggtggctcacacctgaaatcctagccactcaggaggctgagatctgaggatcatggttcaaagcctgcccaggcaggaaagtccgtgagactcttatctccaataaactactcagaaaaaagctagaagtggtgctgtggctcaggtggtagagcactaccgttgagcacagagaggcccaaggacagggcccaggccctgagttcaagccccaggacggggggggggggggggggggggggaaatcaagtAAGGAAGAAAATGGTTTCACACATATTTTAACCCAAGAAATAACCCTCTAGACATTTATTTTACAGATACTGTCTAAAAACCTAAAAGCCTGTTTATCAGAATACAATAGGAAAACATATTCAGGGTCCTAGTGCTCTGAGATTAGGGCCTGCTTTACATTGATAcacaatatataatttaaaaacgtatgtatatggggcttgaactcagggtctgggtactatccctgagctgctgagtacctaggatttatATAGGCCTGTGCCACAAGCACCCGACTTGTATCTTTAAATACAAGAAATAAgccaagggctggtggctcagacctgcaaGCCTaacaaagaaggctgagatctgaggatggcgttTTGAAGCCCGCTCCAGCAGCAAAGCCCACAaaacttatctccaaggaaccatccAAAGACCCGGCAGCAGAGCCTGAGCACCAGCACTATgcaccaaagctcagagacagcctccatccaggcccttgagttcaagtccacacacacacacacacacacacacacacacacacacacacacacacacacacacacacacacacacacacagtgatagcCATTCCGTGTGTTTATTTATCGATTGAAATGAAAAGTCCTGCACGATCCTTTGCTTTTCCACTGCAGGTGGTGGACCAGATCGACACCCTGACCTCGGACCTGCGGCTGGAGGACGAGGTGACCGACAGCTCCAAAACCGACTCGCTCGACAGCAGCTCCAGCGGCGCCACCGCCTCCAGCGCCGAGAAGCCCCAGGGACGCTGGGGGGGCCAGCAGCCTCCAGgcggccccccgcgcgccccccgcgcgccccccgcgcacCCGTGCGCCATCCTCACCGTCCTGCGGAgaccgcgcccgccgccgcctcccccgcGGCTCACCCCGGTGGGGCGCACGGGGCCCACCACCGCCCACCCGGTGAAGACCAACGGCTCCCTGCTGCGGACCGCCGGCGGCCTGCGGGGGGTGCCGAACCTCACGCCCAACGGAGACGCGTGCGGCCTGCTCCCCCGCGGTGGCGGCCCCGCGGAGGCCGCGGAGGCCCGCGCGGAACGGGCCGCAACGCGCGAGCGCGTGCGCTTCAGCGAGACCGTGCTGTACCACGGCGGCCGGGTCCCCGTGCGGGGCGAGCCGGGCCGCGCTccgggccccgcgccgccgccgccgcgctccgTGCTCCTGCTGCCGGCGccgcgcctcctcctcctcccccacgccGCCCTCCCGCTGGAGAACGGGGACCCCGCGCCCACCACCCCCGCCACGGTGCCTCCTCCCCACGCCACCCCCACGCCGCCGAGGACCATCCTGAGGAAGCCCCccgccacctccaccaccaccacctccaccaccaccaccaccgtgtgacccccgccgcgcgcgcccccctcctcccctctctccccgcgCCCGGGCTCTCCCGCATCACCACCGCCGTGCCGCGAGCACTTTCCACGCCAGCAATAACAGGAGGGAGGGCCCGTGGGGATCCTGC is part of the Perognathus longimembris pacificus isolate PPM17 chromosome 25, ASM2315922v1, whole genome shotgun sequence genome and harbors:
- the LOC125341793 gene encoding protein Largen-like codes for the protein MSATSAGPQTSSAPTKGPPVAPKTKVKEQIKMIVEDLELVLGDLKDVAKELKEVVDQIDTLTSDLRLEDEVTDSSKTDSLDSSSSGATASSAEKPQGRWGGQQPPGGPPRAPRAPPAHPCAILTVLRRPRPPPPPPRLTPVGRTGPTTAHPVKTNGSLLRTAGGLRGVPNLTPNGDACGLLPRGGGPAEAAEARAERAATRERVRFSETVLYHGGRVPVRGEPGRAPGPAPPPPRSVLLLPAPRLLLLPHAALPLENGDPAPTTPATVPPPHATPTPPRTILRKPPATSTTTT